From the genome of Alphaproteobacteria bacterium, one region includes:
- the phnF gene encoding phosphonate metabolism transcriptional regulator PhnF translates to MGASVVLVRGEGSPLWQQIARQIEQDIRGQVLRPGDKLPTEWELTQRFQVNRHTVRRALAFLAETGSIRAEQGRGTFVQEGTVDYPINRKTRFETVVRERNQKPGGRLLSISEERASCRFAGPLEITAGTVVNVLEVLRTADGFPVSMVTHVYEKARFPRVAQVVAENGSIVDAMVDAGLANYSRTDTKVTARLPSPHETRLLQTSKTRPVLLVEALEVDSIGVPLMISYTRFPADRVQLVFKS, encoded by the coding sequence ATGGGAGCCTCTGTCGTGTTGGTTCGTGGTGAAGGAAGCCCGCTGTGGCAGCAGATCGCCCGGCAGATTGAGCAAGATATACGCGGGCAAGTGTTACGCCCCGGTGACAAACTTCCAACGGAATGGGAACTGACTCAGCGATTTCAGGTTAATCGGCACACCGTGCGCCGCGCGCTGGCCTTTTTGGCCGAAACGGGGTCGATTCGGGCCGAACAGGGCCGTGGCACATTCGTGCAGGAGGGCACGGTCGACTATCCGATCAACCGCAAGACCCGGTTCGAAACCGTCGTGCGCGAGCGGAACCAGAAGCCGGGCGGCCGGCTGCTGAGCATCAGCGAGGAACGGGCGAGTTGCCGTTTTGCCGGGCCGTTGGAAATCACGGCCGGCACGGTGGTCAACGTGCTGGAAGTGTTGCGCACGGCCGACGGTTTTCCGGTGTCGATGGTGACCCATGTGTACGAAAAGGCCCGCTTTCCGCGAGTGGCGCAGGTGGTCGCGGAAAACGGATCGATTGTCGATGCGATGGTCGATGCCGGTCTGGCGAACTATTCCCGCACCGATACCAAGGTGACCGCCCGCCTGCCGTCGCCGCACGAAACCCGTTTGCTGCAAACGTCCAAAACCCGTCCGGTCCTGCTGGTCGAGGCGTTGGAGGTGGATTCGATCGGCGTGCCGCTGATGATCAGTTACACCCGGTTTCCCGCCGACAGGGTGCAACTGGTTTTCAAATCCTAA
- the phnG gene encoding phosphonate C-P lyase system protein PhnG gives MDTKQKFARNQWLYLFGSTNVYTLNSLWTKWGSETDHKWLRRPETGAVMVQGKMGGSGARFNLGEMTVTRATVQLPGGWTGFGYCAGRDPRKAELIALLDATLQRDPSLAERVLPPLAAALEQARTTQGRKAAATKVDFFTLVRGEDPR, from the coding sequence ATGGACACCAAACAAAAATTCGCACGCAACCAATGGCTATATTTGTTCGGATCGACAAATGTATATACATTGAATTCGCTATGGACAAAATGGGGGTCGGAAACCGACCATAAATGGTTGCGCAGGCCCGAGACCGGAGCGGTCATGGTTCAAGGGAAAATGGGCGGTTCCGGAGCCCGCTTTAACCTGGGCGAGATGACCGTTACCCGGGCGACCGTACAACTTCCGGGTGGCTGGACAGGGTTCGGCTATTGCGCCGGTCGCGACCCGCGCAAAGCCGAGCTGATCGCCCTGCTGGATGCGACCTTGCAGCGCGACCCGAGCCTGGCGGAGCGGGTCCTTCCCCCGCTTGCCGCCGCATTGGAGCAGGCGCGAACGACCCAGGGACGCAAGGCCGCGGCCACCAAGGTCGACTTCTTCACCCTGGTCCGCGGAGAGGATCCCCGATGA
- the phnH gene encoding phosphonate C-P lyase system protein PhnH gives MTVTAAPAAALLPGFRDPVHDSQRCFRALLDAMARPGTLVSLPAPQALPDGWTPALTALALTLFDQETTVWLDSAAASAAAHLRFHCGCPLAERPERATFAVIAAPASMPPLHAFPIGDPQYPDRSATLILALPSLADGPALRLTGPGIKGEAMAAPQGLPPKFVHQWADNHALYPSGIDVILTAGDRAMGLPRGVAIEEA, from the coding sequence ATGACCGTCACCGCCGCCCCCGCGGCCGCGCTGCTGCCCGGATTTCGCGATCCGGTCCACGATTCGCAGCGTTGCTTCCGCGCCTTGCTCGATGCCATGGCCAGGCCGGGGACGCTGGTCTCCCTGCCGGCGCCGCAGGCTCTTCCCGACGGCTGGACACCGGCGCTGACCGCACTGGCCTTGACCCTGTTCGACCAGGAAACGACGGTCTGGCTCGATTCCGCGGCCGCCAGCGCAGCGGCGCACCTGCGCTTTCACTGCGGCTGCCCCCTGGCGGAGCGCCCGGAGCGCGCAACCTTTGCCGTGATCGCCGCGCCCGCCTCCATGCCGCCCCTGCACGCCTTCCCAATCGGCGACCCGCAATACCCCGACCGCTCCGCCACGCTGATCCTGGCCCTGCCCTCCCTGGCCGACGGGCCGGCGCTACGGTTGACCGGCCCCGGCATCAAGGGCGAGGCCATGGCCGCGCCGCAGGGACTGCCGCCGAAATTTGTCCACCAATGGGCAGACAACCATGCCCTTTATCCTAGCGGCATCGACGTGATCCTGACCGCCGGCGACCGGGCGATGGGTCTGCCGCGCGGCGTCGCGATCGAGGAGGCCTGA